The nucleotide window TGAGAGAACCTCATTGTTTCATTCCTATTTAACATCTGTATAGTCATCGGTTGATGCCTTGTGTGTGCTAGGGCCCTGTTTTGCCGGGCGCTGTAGAaatacagtgagagacagtccctgcccttagAGAGACTTGGGCCTTGTTGTGCAGGGTGTTGCCCAGATACAGAGGGagacacagttcctgccccagctgagatcagggccctgtagtgcctggcactgcccagatacagcgagagacagtccctgcccttgcTGAGATTTGGGCCTTGTTGTGCCGGGCGTTGCCCAGACACACCgtgagagactgtccctgcccctgctgagatcagggccccatttgctGTGCATTGcgcagacacacagcgagagacagtccctgcccttgcTGAGATTTGGGCCTTGTTGTGCCGGGCGTTGCCCAGACACACCgtgagagactgtccctgcccctgctgagatcagggccccatttgctGTGCATTGcgcagacacacagtgagagacagtccctgcccttacTGAGATTTGGGCCTTGTTGTGCCGGGCATTGCACAAACATAAATGAACAGAGAGTCACAAAGAGTTTACAGATAAATAAACAAGTCACACAAAAGTTGTATTtccagttctgggagggaagTTGTGTCTCCTCATTAGAGTCAGGGAGGCGGGGatctgagagtcaggactcctgggtcctatccgcagctctgggaggggatttAGGTCTGCagggttagagcagaggaagTGGATAAAAAGGATTTGGTTCCCATCGCTGCCATTGCCTTACAAGTCAACTTCCCACCGCACACAGGCAGGAAGATTTAGCTAATTGCTGCCTATAACGTGCTCCAAGTTCCACCAAAGAAAGGGGAACAGAAGAGCAAAGTATCCTCATAATTAAACTGCATTATTTATGGCCCACTGTATAAGAAAGCGAAACCACTAGCCCTACAAACCAGTGCAGGATAAAGCAGCCTTGCTCTGAGCGCGGGCACAGGGGACCACAGACCCAGTGTCATTGCAGCTGCCTGCTGGAGGGAATAAAGAGCACAGACAGTCTGGACTCCCATGGTCCTTGTGGCTGCTGCTCAGTCGTCTCATCGGGTGCCCCTGACTCCCACCAGCCCCCcacaaccactagaccccattcctcAGAGTTGCGGGgtagaaccgaggagtcctgactcccatacCCCCTGCTGTCACCCACTAGATCCCATTCCCATTCCGGAggtggatagaacccaggagtccagattcCCAGGCCCTATGCTCTAATCCTGAGACATTACTGCCCTCCAAGAGCCACGAGATCTGCTTTGCAGCATATTGTGCATATACCTGCAGCTCCATCTTCGAGAAAGCCCTCCTGTATGTACTGTAGGTTTGTGTGGGGAAAtagattgtgtatgtccacagcACCCCTCTTGCATATTGACCTTTCTCCTGGCTCATCTGGTACAGCTATTGTCTTTGAACTCCACTGTGGTCTGGGCTTTGAGCCTCACTCACACTAACATCGGTGAGGGAAGCTGCAGGATTAGACTCTGTTACGCTTGAATTTGTTCCCTtcagccctctgacccaccagggATGCTGCTAAGAGAGAACATCCCCAACGCAGAGCCACTGTAAATTATTTCAAATGAGAGCATCACTTGAAGAAAATTTCTTTCTTGGCGAAAGAAAATCACCACATCTGTTCTGTTGAGCAATTTGATGTTGACACTGAGCCTAGAAAATCAGCAGGGAAGCAAACACCAGAGAATGCTACAGACCAGCATTTAAGCAAGCTTTGCTCCCAAtggtctgatccaatgcccactgataTCGGGGGGAAGACTCCCATCAGCTCAGGCCCGTGCTCAAGTGCCCCAAGCGCTGCAGGCCCAGCCATTCCTTATGAATTTAGATCCCTTTCTGTGTcgtgatccccctcccccagtatgtGCCATCAGCAGGGATTGAACTTAGAACCTTCAGCACCACACTTTAAGCACAGATGCTAAAGGCACCCTATGTTAATTCgcagtagtaggctgtcatcTTCTTGTACCGTTCAGTTACTATAGGGGGACACAACACACTTCGGAAGCTTGTTATCTTGAGCTAGCATATAGTTTGTGAATGGATCCCATCTCCCCTTGAACATTTCTCCCCTCTTCAGCTGGCTCTCCTTCCAAGTGAACAGCATTCTGGTAGTTACATGCATTTTCCCTGCAACCCATGAACTCCTGGCCCATGGAAAGGAAGACGATGGGAGTGAGGCAGCTGTTAAAATGGAGCAGGCCATCAGCAAAGAGGATGCCCATGTCCAGGGATTTTTTCATCACTGAATGTAGTGCATCACCTGAGACCTGCAGGAAGTAGAAGACGTGATGTGGCAGCCAGCAGAGGTAAAAGATCAGGATCAAGACTAGGTGGACGCTGAGGGGCTTCCTGGACTGAGTGAGATGGCTTCTCCTCAGCTTGGCAGCTAGAAGAATGTAGCAGGTCATGATCAAGGCTAATGGGACCAGGAACCCAACCAGGAAGTGGATAGCCACACTGGCCATCATCCTTCTTTTTCTCAGCAAGAGGTTCTCTTGGACACTGTTCAGATTGCCAGAGGTGACGTTCCACTCTGAAGATGAGCTCATGAAATCCCAGAGATCAGGGTACTGCAAGCTCAATGCAAGGGATAGGATCCATATGGCCAGAATAACCAAAGAAGCCAGACGGGGTGAACTGTGGTTCTGGGACCACACAGGGCAGGCCATGGAGATACAGTGGTTGGCATTGATGACAGTGAAGAGGAAAACCCTAATGAACATGTTGAGTGAGGTGACAGTAATGGTCAATTTATACATCATGCTGCCCAAGGGCCAACGAAAGCCCAAGGCTAT belongs to Natator depressus isolate rNatDep1 chromosome 24, rNatDep2.hap1, whole genome shotgun sequence and includes:
- the LOC141977540 gene encoding chemerin-like receptor 1, with amino-acid sequence MATYEAALLHNPVLMDMTNIIFMVAYSLAFLLGMVGNGWIIFITGFQVKKTVTPMWFLNMAIADFIFTCFLPFRVICIALGFRWPLGSMMYKLTITVTSLNMFIRVFLFTVINANHCISMACPVWSQNHSSPRLASLVILAIWILSLALSLQYPDLWDFMSSSSEWNVTSGNLNSVQENLLLRKRRMMASVAIHFLVGFLVPLALIMTCYILLAAKLRRSHLTQSRKPLSVHLVLILIFYLCWLPHHVFYFLQVSGDALHSVMKKSLDMGILFADGLLHFNSCLTPIVFLSMGQEFMGCRENACNYQNAVHLEGEPAEEGRNVQGEMGSIHKLYASSR